A single region of the Pontimicrobium sp. SW4 genome encodes:
- the pcaF gene encoding 3-oxoadipyl-CoA thiolase, whose amino-acid sequence MKEAYIIAGVRTPIGSYQGTLSAVRTDDLAALVIEEIVKRNPNIPKEAYDDVILGCANQAGEDNRNVARMASLLAGLPYSVPGETVNRLCSSGLSTIINANRAIKSGDGDVFIAGGVENMTRGPYVIAKPSTGFGTDSKMYDSSFGWRFINPKMQKMYGTDGMGNTAENLVEKYNISREDQDKFAYWSQMKASKAQENGRLAKEIVTVEIPQRKKDPILFSKDEFVKPNTSLDVLAKLRGAFKAEGGSVTAGNSSGLNDGAAATIIASEDAVKKYNLKPLARIVSSAVVGVEPRIMGIGPVEASNKALAKAGLTMSDMDIIELNEAFAAQALACTRAWGLVDDDPRLNPNGGSIAIGHPLGVTGTRIAYSAALELHEQQKRYALITMCIGVGQGYAAIIERV is encoded by the coding sequence AACGAAATCCAAACATCCCAAAGGAAGCCTATGACGATGTTATTTTAGGTTGCGCCAATCAAGCTGGAGAAGATAATCGTAACGTAGCGAGAATGGCGTCTTTATTGGCAGGATTACCATATTCTGTTCCTGGAGAAACTGTAAATCGTTTATGTAGCTCTGGACTATCAACAATCATTAATGCCAATCGTGCAATTAAATCTGGTGATGGCGATGTGTTTATAGCAGGAGGAGTAGAGAATATGACGCGTGGACCATACGTCATCGCGAAACCATCAACAGGATTTGGAACTGATTCAAAAATGTATGATTCCAGTTTTGGATGGCGATTCATCAATCCAAAAATGCAAAAAATGTATGGAACAGATGGCATGGGAAATACTGCTGAAAATTTGGTGGAGAAATACAACATCTCTCGAGAAGATCAAGACAAGTTTGCCTATTGGAGCCAAATGAAAGCTTCGAAAGCTCAAGAAAATGGTCGATTGGCTAAAGAAATTGTAACGGTTGAAATTCCACAACGTAAAAAAGATCCAATCCTATTTTCAAAGGATGAGTTTGTTAAGCCTAATACTAGTTTAGACGTTTTAGCAAAATTAAGAGGTGCTTTTAAAGCAGAAGGAGGAAGTGTCACAGCTGGTAATTCATCAGGCTTAAATGATGGAGCAGCAGCAACAATCATTGCATCAGAAGATGCTGTAAAAAAATATAATCTAAAACCATTAGCCCGAATTGTAAGTTCTGCTGTGGTTGGTGTAGAACCTAGAATCATGGGAATTGGTCCAGTAGAGGCCTCAAATAAAGCCTTGGCAAAAGCTGGCTTAACCATGAGTGATATGGATATTATCGAATTGAACGAAGCGTTTGCGGCTCAAGCTTTAGCTTGCACAAGAGCTTGGGGTTTAGTAGATGATGATCCAAGATTAAATCCAAATGGAGGATCCATCGCAATAGGTCATCCTCTTGGTGTCACTGGAACGAGAATTGCCTATTCGGCGGCTTTAGAGCTTCATGAACAGCAAAAACGTTATGCCTTAATAACCATGTGTATTGGCGTAGGTCAAGGATATGCAGCAATAATTGAACGCGTTTAA
- a CDS encoding short chain dehydrogenase encodes MKILIIGGNGTIGKKVIERFSEKHEVLVAGRNSGDVKVNFSDSESIKSMFEVVGKVDAIVAIAGDAKWDKFENLSEDDFYIGIKSKLMGQVNAVRIGKDYLNHGGSITLSTGILADDPVDMTTSAAMVNGAIHSFVKAVVLELYNIRVNVVCSDLVEDSFEKYKDYFPGNTPVPMHKIVDGYVKCVEGKINGRILRIMA; translated from the coding sequence ATGAAAATACTAATCATTGGAGGAAACGGAACCATTGGAAAAAAAGTCATCGAAAGATTTTCAGAAAAACACGAAGTACTTGTGGCTGGACGAAACTCTGGTGACGTAAAAGTGAATTTTTCAGATTCAGAATCTATAAAATCAATGTTTGAGGTGGTTGGAAAAGTGGATGCTATCGTAGCCATTGCTGGAGATGCCAAATGGGACAAGTTTGAGAATTTATCTGAAGATGATTTTTACATTGGAATCAAAAGCAAACTGATGGGACAAGTTAATGCGGTGAGAATTGGGAAAGACTATTTAAATCATGGAGGTTCTATAACATTATCAACAGGAATTTTAGCAGATGATCCAGTTGATATGACCACAAGTGCAGCAATGGTTAATGGAGCCATTCATAGTTTTGTAAAAGCAGTTGTTTTGGAATTATATAACATTAGAGTCAATGTAGTTTGCTCTGATTTAGTTGAAGATTCATTCGAGAAGTATAAAGACTATTTTCCTGGTAATACGCCTGTGCCAATGCATAAAATTGTAGATGGTTATGTAAAGTGTGTCGAAGGAAAAATAAATGGAAGAATATTAAGAATAATGGCATAA